Below is a genomic region from Ferribacterium limneticum.
AGACATCCGCCACGGCCTTCGCCGAAGAATGCGCCCACCTCGATCTGATTGCCCAGCAAGCCGAGTTGCCGCTCAACGCTTGGCTCAGTGGCGAGGCGCCAGTGAGCAATCTCACGGTCAACCGGAATTTCGGGCCAATTTTAAAGTGCGCTCCCGACGCACTGGCCGATGCTGCTGAGACCGGTTTCAGCGTCCTCAAGCTCAAAGTCGGCATCGCCCCGGTCAACGATGAAATCGCCGCCCTGCACCAACTCGCCAAGTCGCTTCCGGCCGGGCTGCGCCTGCGCCTCGACGCCAACCGCGCCTGGAATTTTGCCGACGCCGAAAACTTCGTCGCCGCCTGCGCCGGACTGCACATCGAAGGTCTCGAAGAACCACTGGCCGAACCAGCGCCGGTTTTACTGCAAAAACTGCAGTCGACCGCAGCATTCCCGCTGGCCATCGACGAATCGATCCATCTGCTCGACGCCCACTTTTTCCGCCACCCGCCGGTCCGTCGCATCGTCATCAAGCCGGCCCGCCACGGCGGATTGCTGGCCAGCGTCGAACTCGCCCTGCGCGCCCGCGCCTCGGGCATTGAAGTCATCGTCACCTCCAGCCTGGAAAGCGCCTGCGGCCTGCTCGCCTGTGCCCATCTCGCCGCTGCCGTGGCGCCAGACGCCGTGCACGGTCTGGCCACGGCCGACTGGTTTGCCGAAGATACGGGCAGCAAGCCGGCCATCGTTGGCGGTCAGTTGCAACTACCGACCGGCCCCGGACTCGGCTTTCACGCCTTCAAGTCCCAAGCGTCAATATTAGCCCCGGCTACAAGCCCAGACGCCCCTGCGTCGTAAACACCTTGTCGGCCACGCCGTGCCCGATCGCATCGATCTGGTCGAATATGCCCGTCTCGAAACCGCTCAGCCTGACGCCGGTCAAGTCGGCCCAAAAACTGGCGACCTTGCCCGGCGTCACCGGCTGGCTCGACCCGTCAGGCAAATTCAGCATTGCTTCGAAACCTCTCAGCCAGTGATCGCCAGGCGCATAACGCGAGCCGATGTACTGGAGTTCATGGGTCGCATCGTCCTTTTCCAGCGGCGACCATATGCCGAGGACGTTGCAGATGAAAGCGCTCCCGTCCGGCAAGGGAATGCATGATGCAGCGTGCTTTTCGTGATGGGCATCCAGGCTGAAACACAGCGTTGCCAGCCCCTTTTCCTGCAGCGCCGGCAAAATTCGGTGGGCGATCAGCCACGACTCGATGGCCGTGGTGCCGGACATGATCAGCTTCGCCAGTTCGACCCCGCTTTGCGCCTGACCGACCAATTGCCTGGCGCTGTTTGGCCAATCGAATGAGAACGTATTCACCGGATAACCCTGCCTGGAAGAATGGTATCCGCCCATTTTAGTGCGCTGTCATCCGTCCGGATGCACATTTTTATCTGCCACCAGCATTCAAATCTTTACGACATTTTTACGCCGGGATGGCGAGAATACTCATCGTTTGTTGTTGCGAAGCCGTCGGCTGGAAATGTCGGATTGCAGAGAGAAAATTATGAACAGCGAAAGCCCAGCAGTCACGCCACCGCCAGAGCGTTTCAAGCCCTGGCAGCGCACGCTGCTCACGGTCCTGGCCTGCGCCGCGACTACGCTGGTGGCGACACCGCTGCTCGGCTATCTCGATCTGGCCAATATCGTCATGCTTTTTCTGCTCACGGTATTGCTCGTCGCCATCAGTTTCGGGCGCGGCAGCGCGGTGCTCGCCTCGATTCTCGGCGTCCTGCTCTTCGACATCTTTTTCGTCCCACCGCGCTTTTCGCTGGCCGTCGAAAACATCCAGTATCTGGTGACCTTCGCCGTCATGCTGATCACCGGCCTGATCACCGGCCAACTGGCGGCCGGCCTCAAACATAAAGCGCGTGAAGCGCAGATGCGCGAGCAACGCACGCAGGCGCTCTACGATGCGGCCCGGCAACTGGCCGGCGCCCTGACCCAGGCGCAGGTCGTCGACATCGCGCGCAGCTTTACGCTGGCGCAGCTTGAGGCTCAATCGCTCATTCTGCTACCTGACGATCACGGCCATCCAACGCTGGCGACCTCCGCCGCCCCGGCCTGCAAGGTCAATCCGTTGCTCGCCAACATTGCCCAGGACAGTGGCAAGACGGTCCGCAATCATGAAATGTCCGGCAGCAGTTACGCTGCGCTCTACCTGCCCTTGCGCGCTTCGATGCGCACCCGCGGCGTGCTCGCCATTGCCTTCCCGGCCGAAGTCGTCAGCGTGCCCGACGAGCACGTTGCCCTGCTCGAAGCGCTCGCCTCGCTGATCGGCATTGCGCTCGAACGGCTGCATTACGTCGATGTCGCCCAGTCAACGCAGTTCAAGATGCTTGCCGAGCGGCTGCGCAGTTCCATCCTGTCGGCGCTCTCGCACGACTTGCGGACGCCGCTGACGGCGCTGGTCGGGCTGGCCGATTCGCTCTTCCTGATCAAGCCGGCGCTGCCCGACACCGCCCTGGAAACCGCCCAGTCGATGCACGAACAGGCCGCCCGCCTGGCCAACCTGGTCGGCAACCTGCTCGACATGGCGCGCCTCAATGCCGGCGAAATCAATCTGCGCCGCGAATGGCAACCGCTCGAAGAGGTCATCGGCGCCAGCATCAAGCTCATCGAAAGCGCCCTCGTCGCCCACCCGGTCAAGGTCAGTCTGCCGCCCGACCTGCCGCTGCTCGAATTCGATGCCGTGCTGCTCGAACGCGTCTTCTGCAACCTGCTTGAAAACGCCGCCAAATACGCCCCGCCGAACACCAACCTCGAGATCACGGCGCAGCCGGCCGGCGAGTTTGTCGAAGTCGCCACCAGCGACCGCGGCCCCGGCTTTGCGGAAACCGACAACGACCGGCTGTTCGACATGTTCGTGCGCGGCGACAGCGTTGCCGGCAAACCGGGCACCGGCCTTGGCCTGGCCATCTGTCGGGCCATTATCGAAGTCCATGGCGGCACCATTCGCGCCACCAATCGGCCGGAAGGCGGCGCCTGCGTCAGCTTCACCCTGCCGCGCGGCACGCCGCCCGTCCTTGAGGAGGAAAGCGTATGAACACGCCCAAACCCAAGGTGTTGCTCATCGAAGACGAAAAGACCATCCGCCGCTTCGTCCGGGCGGCCGTCGAAGAGGAAGGCTGCGCCGTGAGCGAAGCTGAAACGATGGCCGGCGGCCTGATCGAAGCCGGCCTCCAGAAGCCCGACTTGCTCATCCTCGACCTCGGCCTGCCCGACGGCAACGGCATCGACCTGATCCGCGACCTGCGTGGCTGGTCGGAAGTGCCCGTGCTGATCCTCTCGGCCCGCACCCAGGAAAACGACAAGATCGACGCCCTCGACGCCGGCGCCGACGATTACCTGACCAAGCCGTTCAGCGTCGGCGAGCTGCGCGCCCGCGTCCGCGCCCTGTTGCGCCGCCGCCTGCGCAGCGGCGAGGGGGCAACGCCGGTTGTCGAATTCGGCGAGGTCGTGGTCGACCTGTCCCGCCGCCTGGTGCTGCGCGCTGGCGAAGCGGTGCATCTGACGCCCATCGAATACCGCCTGCTGTCCACCCTGCTCGGCCACCCCGGCAAGGTGCTGACCCAGCGCAACCTGCTGCGCGAAATATGGGGTCCGTCCTACGTCGAGAGCAGCCATTACCTGCGCGTTTACGTCGGCCATCTGCGCCAAAAACTAGAGAACGATCCAACCCAGCCCGCCCATTTTTTGACCGAAACTGGCGTCGGCTACCGCTTCCAGCCGTAAGGAATCAGCATGCAAACAACCGACAACAAGCGTCTCGCCACGCTGACCCTGGCCGCCCTCGGCATCGTCTATGGCGACATCGGGACCAGCCCGCTCTACGCCATCAAGGAAGTCTTCGGCGGCGCCCATCACCCGGTGCCGATCACGCCTGACAATGTCCTCGGCGTGCTCTCGCTCTTCCTCTGGTCGCTGCTCATCGTCGTCACGCTGAAGTACGTGTCCTTCATCATGCGCGCCAACAACAAGGGCGAAGGCGGCATCATCGCGCTGATGACGCTGGCCCTGCACAACGGCAACCCGGCGTCGCGCCGGCACAAGCTGCTGATCGCCCTCGGCCTGTTCGGCGCCGCGCTGTTCTACGGCGACGGCGTGATCACCCCGGCCATTTCGGTGCTCTCCGCCGTCGAAGGGCTGGAGATCATCACGCCAGCCTTCAAGCCCTATGTGCTGCCGATCACGCTGAGCATCCTGATCGGCCTGTTCTTCTTCCAGCGTCGCGGGACGGCCAGCGTCGGCGCCCTGTTCGGCCCGATCATGGTGCTCTGGTTTGCCGTGCTGGCCAGCTTCGGCGCCATGGCCATCATCGAGCACCCGGCTGTGCTGGCTGCAGTCAACCCGATTTACGGCCTGAATTTCCTGCTCGGCAATTCGGTTCTCGGCTTCTTCGCGCTCGGCGCCGTCGTCCTCTGCATCACCGGCGCGGAAGCGCTCTATGCCGACATGGGCCATTTCGGCGCCAAGCCGATCCGCTACGCCTGGCTCGGCTACGTGCTACCGGCCCTGGTCATCAACTATTTTGGCCAGGGCGCGCTGCTGCTCAACAATCCGGAAGCCGTCCAGAATCCGTTCTACCTGCTCGCCCCCGACTGGGCGCTCTACCCGCTCGTCATCCTGTCTACGGTGGCGACCATCATCGCCTCGCAGGCGGTCATTTCCGGCGCCTTCTCGATCACCCAGCAGGCCATCCAGCTCGGCTACACGCCGCGCCTCGAAATCCAGCATACCTCGGACCGCGAAATGGGCCAGATCTACCTGCCGGCCATCAACTGGCTGCTGCTCATCGCCATCATCGGGCTGGTCATCGGTTTCAAGACTTCATCGAATCTGGCCGCCGCCTATGGCATCGCGGTGACCGGCACGATGCTGATCACCAACCTGCTGGCCATCGCCGTCGCCATCCGCCTGTGGCAGTGGAGCCCGTGGCGCGCCGTGCTTGGCGCCCTGCCCTTCATCGTCATCGACCTCGGCTTCTTCCTCGCCAATTCGGTCAAGATTCCCGATGGCGGCTGGTTCCCGCTGGTCTTCGGCCTCGGCGTCTTCATCCTGCTGACCACCTGGAAACGCGGCCGCGAACTGCTCCATGAGCGACTGGCGGCCGATGCCCTGCAACTCAAGCCATTCATCGAAGACATCGCCGGCGGCGGCATCGAGCGGGTGCCCGGCACCGCCATTTTCCTGACGCCGGACCCGGAAGCCGTGCCGCACGCCATGCTGCACAGCCTCAAGCACTTCAAGACGCTGCACGAACAGGTTGTGGTGCTCAGCGTCTCGGTGTTCGACGTACCGTATGTGCCGGATATTGACCGCGTCGAAGTGCGCAAACTGGCCGGAAATTTCTCACAGGTCGTCGTCCAGTACGGCTACAAGGACGAACCGGATATCCCCGCTGCCCTCGCTCTGTGCGGCGAGGCCGGGCTGCACGTCGACATGATGGACGCTTCTTTCTTCCTCGGCCGTGAAACGCTGATCCCGAAACTGAAATCGGATATGGCCTACTGGCGCGAACTACTTTTCGTCGCGATGTTCCGCAACGCCGGCAGCGCGACGGCCTATTTCAAGATTCCGTCGAATCGCGTGGTCGAACTGGGAGCGCAGATTGTGCTGTAACCGTGGATTCGACGGTCAACCGGGATTGCTACGGTCAACCGGAAATAACGGCCAAAATTGAAATGCGCCGTGGCGGGCAGATCACCTGCCCGCAAAGCCCTTTATTCGGGCTTGTCGCCAGGATTGTACTGAAAACCCGTGAACATCGTCCTGGTCTGGGTCTGCATCTGGTCCTGCATCGACTGAAACATTTTTTTTGACTGATCCATATAGGCAGTCATCATGTTCTGCATGGCCGGCTGCTGGAAATTCAGGAACTGGTTCCAGAAATCCGTCTGCATGTGGGTATTGTCGCCGCCGTTCGGGCCGTACATGGTCTTCGACTGTTCCTGCAACTTGCCCTGGAAGTCCACGAAGGTCTTCATGTTGTTTTCCAGGTACTTGCCGAGCATGCCCTGCATCGTGCTGCCGTAGAAACGGATGAAGCCGGAAAGCAGTTCGCTCGAGAACAGCGGCATGCCGCCCGACTCTTCTTCGAGGATGATCTGAAGCAGGATGCTGCGCGTCAAATCTTCATCGGTCTTGGCGTCGAGCACCTTGAACACTTCGAACTTGAGGACCAGTTCCTTCACATCGCCCAGCGTGATGTACGCACTCGTCTTGGTATCGTAAAGACGACGATTGGGGTATTTCTTGATCAGGCGTACCGGTTCCGTCATGCTTTGATCCTTCAGGACAGGTTTGTGTGCAGTGCAACATTATAGCAATAAAAACGGGCGCTTATGGGCGCCCGTTCCTGTTGCATTGCAGAATTTCGGCAAGATTTCATGCCGAATGCCGCAACCCTGTATTACTGGTAGTACAGACCGCCGTTGATGTTCATCGTGGCGCCGGTCATGAAGGCAGCCAGATCGGAAGCCAGGTAGGCGCAGGCGCCACCGATTTCTTCCGGCTTGGCCAGACGCTTCATCGGCACGGTGTCGATGATGGACTGCAGCACTTCCGGCTTGATCGCCATGACCATCTTGGTGGCAACATAGCCCGGGCAGATGGCGTTGACGGTCACGCCCTTGGCGGCCAGTTCGGCAGCCAGTGCCTTGGAGAAGCCGATCACGCCAGCCTTGGCAGCAGAGTAGTTGGTCTGGCCAGCCTGACCCTTGACGCCGTTGACAGAGGAGATGTTGATGATGCGACCCCAGCCACGCTCGGCCATCTTGGCGGAGACTTGCTTGGTCATGTTGAACAGCGAGGTCAGGTTGGTGGCGATAACCGCATCCCAGCCGTCCTTTTCCATCTTGGCGAACATGCGGTCGCGGGTAATACCAGCATTGTTCACGAGGATGTCGACCTGGCCGCAAGCGGCTTCAGCTTCGGCAACCATCTTCTGGCAGTCTTCCAGCGACGAGACATCGCCAGCAACACAGACGAAATCCTTGAAGCCGGCTTCAGCCATTTCAGCCAGCCAGGCATCCTTGTTGTCGAATTGCGGATGGTAAGAAGCGACCACCTTGTGGCCAGCCTTGGCCAGTTCCTGACAGATTGCGGTTCCAAGACCACCCATAGCGCCGGTAACGAGAGCAACACGTTGAGTCATAGTTATTCCTTCCTTGATTAAATAGAGCGGGGTAAAAACTGCGGTGGTCAGTACATGTGCTGACCACCGTTGATGGAAATATTGGCCCCGGTCACGAACGCCGCTTCGTCGGAAGCAAGGTAGGCGACAAGGCCGGCGATTTCTTCCGGCTTGCCCAGGCGATTGACCGGAATCTGCGGCAGAATTTTGGAATCGAGGATTTCCTGCGGGATGGCCGTCACCATCTTGGTGCCGATATAGCCCGGGGAAATCGTGTTGACCGTAACCCCCTGCTTGGCGACTTCCAGCGCCAGCGCCTTGGTAAAACCATGCATGCCGGCCTTGGCCGCCGAATAGTTGGTCTGTCCGAAGGCGCCCTTCTGGCCATTGACTGAACCGACATTGATAATGCGCCCCCACTTGCGCTCGACCATGCCCTCCATGACCTGCTTGGT
It encodes:
- the menC gene encoding o-succinylbenzoate synthase, with the translated sequence MKIIGADWLPYALPLNRPWQTSRGELNQREGRLLRLQSADGLTGWGDCAPLPEFGISETSATAFAEECAHLDLIAQQAELPLNAWLSGEAPVSNLTVNRNFGPILKCAPDALADAAETGFSVLKLKVGIAPVNDEIAALHQLAKSLPAGLRLRLDANRAWNFADAENFVAACAGLHIEGLEEPLAEPAPVLLQKLQSTAAFPLAIDESIHLLDAHFFRHPPVRRIVIKPARHGGLLASVELALRARASGIEVIVTSSLESACGLLACAHLAAAVAPDAVHGLATADWFAEDTGSKPAIVGGQLQLPTGPGLGFHAFKSQASILAPATSPDAPAS
- a CDS encoding DUF4118 domain-containing protein, giving the protein MNSESPAVTPPPERFKPWQRTLLTVLACAATTLVATPLLGYLDLANIVMLFLLTVLLVAISFGRGSAVLASILGVLLFDIFFVPPRFSLAVENIQYLVTFAVMLITGLITGQLAAGLKHKAREAQMREQRTQALYDAARQLAGALTQAQVVDIARSFTLAQLEAQSLILLPDDHGHPTLATSAAPACKVNPLLANIAQDSGKTVRNHEMSGSSYAALYLPLRASMRTRGVLAIAFPAEVVSVPDEHVALLEALASLIGIALERLHYVDVAQSTQFKMLAERLRSSILSALSHDLRTPLTALVGLADSLFLIKPALPDTALETAQSMHEQAARLANLVGNLLDMARLNAGEINLRREWQPLEEVIGASIKLIESALVAHPVKVSLPPDLPLLEFDAVLLERVFCNLLENAAKYAPPNTNLEITAQPAGEFVEVATSDRGPGFAETDNDRLFDMFVRGDSVAGKPGTGLGLAICRAIIEVHGGTIRATNRPEGGACVSFTLPRGTPPVLEEESV
- the kdpE gene encoding two-component system response regulator KdpE, with the protein product MNTPKPKVLLIEDEKTIRRFVRAAVEEEGCAVSEAETMAGGLIEAGLQKPDLLILDLGLPDGNGIDLIRDLRGWSEVPVLILSARTQENDKIDALDAGADDYLTKPFSVGELRARVRALLRRRLRSGEGATPVVEFGEVVVDLSRRLVLRAGEAVHLTPIEYRLLSTLLGHPGKVLTQRNLLREIWGPSYVESSHYLRVYVGHLRQKLENDPTQPAHFLTETGVGYRFQP
- a CDS encoding potassium transporter Kup; translation: MQTTDNKRLATLTLAALGIVYGDIGTSPLYAIKEVFGGAHHPVPITPDNVLGVLSLFLWSLLIVVTLKYVSFIMRANNKGEGGIIALMTLALHNGNPASRRHKLLIALGLFGAALFYGDGVITPAISVLSAVEGLEIITPAFKPYVLPITLSILIGLFFFQRRGTASVGALFGPIMVLWFAVLASFGAMAIIEHPAVLAAVNPIYGLNFLLGNSVLGFFALGAVVLCITGAEALYADMGHFGAKPIRYAWLGYVLPALVINYFGQGALLLNNPEAVQNPFYLLAPDWALYPLVILSTVATIIASQAVISGAFSITQQAIQLGYTPRLEIQHTSDREMGQIYLPAINWLLLIAIIGLVIGFKTSSNLAAAYGIAVTGTMLITNLLAIAVAIRLWQWSPWRAVLGALPFIVIDLGFFLANSVKIPDGGWFPLVFGLGVFILLTTWKRGRELLHERLAADALQLKPFIEDIAGGGIERVPGTAIFLTPDPEAVPHAMLHSLKHFKTLHEQVVVLSVSVFDVPYVPDIDRVEVRKLAGNFSQVVVQYGYKDEPDIPAALALCGEAGLHVDMMDASFFLGRETLIPKLKSDMAYWRELLFVAMFRNAGSATAYFKIPSNRVVELGAQIVL
- the phaR gene encoding polyhydroxyalkanoate synthesis repressor PhaR, with amino-acid sequence MTEPVRLIKKYPNRRLYDTKTSAYITLGDVKELVLKFEVFKVLDAKTDEDLTRSILLQIILEEESGGMPLFSSELLSGFIRFYGSTMQGMLGKYLENNMKTFVDFQGKLQEQSKTMYGPNGGDNTHMQTDFWNQFLNFQQPAMQNMMTAYMDQSKKMFQSMQDQMQTQTRTMFTGFQYNPGDKPE
- the phbB gene encoding acetoacetyl-CoA reductase translates to MTQRVALVTGAMGGLGTAICQELAKAGHKVVASYHPQFDNKDAWLAEMAEAGFKDFVCVAGDVSSLEDCQKMVAEAEAACGQVDILVNNAGITRDRMFAKMEKDGWDAVIATNLTSLFNMTKQVSAKMAERGWGRIINISSVNGVKGQAGQTNYSAAKAGVIGFSKALAAELAAKGVTVNAICPGYVATKMVMAIKPEVLQSIIDTVPMKRLAKPEEIGGACAYLASDLAAFMTGATMNINGGLYYQ
- the phbB gene encoding acetoacetyl-CoA reductase, with amino-acid sequence MSRVALVTGGMGGLGEAVCIKLAALGFKVVTTYSPGNAKVQDWLKGMNNMGYGFKAYPCDVTDFNSAHECVEAVSKDVGPVDVLVNNAGITRDMTFKKMTKADWDAVIHTNLDSVFNMTKQVMEGMVERKWGRIINVGSVNGQKGAFGQTNYSAAKAGMHGFTKALALEVAKQGVTVNTISPGYIGTKMVTAIPQEILDSKILPQIPVNRLGKPEEIAGLVAYLASDEAAFVTGANISINGGQHMY